Proteins encoded together in one Jaculus jaculus isolate mJacJac1 chromosome 7, mJacJac1.mat.Y.cur, whole genome shotgun sequence window:
- the Faap24 gene encoding Fanconi anemia core complex-associated protein 24 isoform X4, whose amino-acid sequence MSEQYFPAVQKFTVLDLGMVLLPVASQREASCLIVQLVQEQAREPSRNPFLRKRRSVLSEASLVRTVQQIPGVGRVKAPLLLQRFSSIQRLSNASTQELEPVVGQAAAQHIHAFFTQLR is encoded by the exons ATGAGTGAACAATACTTCCCAGCGGTCCAGAAGTTTACTGTGCTAGACCTGGGGATGGTGTTGCTTCCAGTGGCCAGCCAGAGGGAAGCATCCTGCCTCATTGTCCAGTTG GTTCAAGAGCAAGCCAGAGAGCCCAGCAGGAACCCCTTCCTCAGGAAGAGGCGCTCTGTGCTCTCTGAGGCGTCCCTGGTCCGAACTGTGCAGCAGATCCCGGGGGTTGGAAGGGTTAAAGCTCCCCTTCTGCTTCAGAGGTTTTCAAGCATCCAGCGACTGAGTAACGCGTCCACTCAAGAACTCGAGCCAGTGGTTGGACAAGCGGCCGCACAGCACATCCATGCCTTCTTCACCCAACTCAGGTGA
- the Faap24 gene encoding Fanconi anemia core complex-associated protein 24 isoform X3: MALAQCTCLWGTLWLMRNGAGHSWLRRCKSSTLQGIVVVEKTGMSEQYFPAVQKFTVLDLGMVLLPVASQREASCLIVQLVQEQAREPSRNPFLRKRRSVLSEASLVRTVQQIPGVGRVKAPLLLQRFSSIQRLSNASTQELEPVVGQAAAQHIHAFFTQLR, translated from the exons ATGGCACTGGCCCAGTGCACGTGCCTTTGGGGCACGTTGTGGCTAATGAGAAATGGCGCGGGTCACAGTTGGCTCAGGAGATGCAAG TCCAGTACTCTTCAAGGCATTGTAGTTGTTGAAAAAACAGGAATGAGTGAACAATACTTCCCAGCGGTCCAGAAGTTTACTGTGCTAGACCTGGGGATGGTGTTGCTTCCAGTGGCCAGCCAGAGGGAAGCATCCTGCCTCATTGTCCAGTTG GTTCAAGAGCAAGCCAGAGAGCCCAGCAGGAACCCCTTCCTCAGGAAGAGGCGCTCTGTGCTCTCTGAGGCGTCCCTGGTCCGAACTGTGCAGCAGATCCCGGGGGTTGGAAGGGTTAAAGCTCCCCTTCTGCTTCAGAGGTTTTCAAGCATCCAGCGACTGAGTAACGCGTCCACTCAAGAACTCGAGCCAGTGGTTGGACAAGCGGCCGCACAGCACATCCATGCCTTCTTCACCCAACTCAGGTGA
- the Faap24 gene encoding Fanconi anemia core complex-associated protein 24 isoform X2 has product MDWNPADGTGPVHVPLGHVVANEKWRGSQLAQEMQGKIKLIFEDGATLADFYLSSRSCILYITEADLVAGNSYRKRLSSTLQGIVVVEKTGMSEQYFPAVQKFTVLDLGMVLLPVASQREASCLIVQLVQEQAREPSRNPFLRKRRSVLSEASLVRTVQQIPGVGRVKAPLLLQRFSSIQRLSNASTQELEPVVGQAAAQHIHAFFTQLR; this is encoded by the exons ATGGACTGGAACCCCGCTGATGGCACTGGCCCAGTGCACGTGCCTTTGGGGCACGTTGTGGCTAATGAGAAATGGCGCGGGTCACAGTTGGCTCAGGAGATGCAAG GAAAGATTAAACTCATCTTTGAGGATGGTGCGACACTGGCAGATTTTTACCTATCCAGCAGATCTTGCATTCTTTATATTACTGAAGCTGATTTGGTGGCCGGAAATAGCTACAGAAAGAGGCTG TCCAGTACTCTTCAAGGCATTGTAGTTGTTGAAAAAACAGGAATGAGTGAACAATACTTCCCAGCGGTCCAGAAGTTTACTGTGCTAGACCTGGGGATGGTGTTGCTTCCAGTGGCCAGCCAGAGGGAAGCATCCTGCCTCATTGTCCAGTTG GTTCAAGAGCAAGCCAGAGAGCCCAGCAGGAACCCCTTCCTCAGGAAGAGGCGCTCTGTGCTCTCTGAGGCGTCCCTGGTCCGAACTGTGCAGCAGATCCCGGGGGTTGGAAGGGTTAAAGCTCCCCTTCTGCTTCAGAGGTTTTCAAGCATCCAGCGACTGAGTAACGCGTCCACTCAAGAACTCGAGCCAGTGGTTGGACAAGCGGCCGCACAGCACATCCATGCCTTCTTCACCCAACTCAGGTGA
- the Faap24 gene encoding Fanconi anemia core complex-associated protein 24 isoform X1 — protein sequence MDWNPADGTGPVHVPLGHVVANEKWRGSQLAQEMQGKIKLIFEDGATLADFYLSSRSCILYITEADLVAGNSYRKRLVRVRNSSTLQGIVVVEKTGMSEQYFPAVQKFTVLDLGMVLLPVASQREASCLIVQLVQEQAREPSRNPFLRKRRSVLSEASLVRTVQQIPGVGRVKAPLLLQRFSSIQRLSNASTQELEPVVGQAAAQHIHAFFTQLR from the exons ATGGACTGGAACCCCGCTGATGGCACTGGCCCAGTGCACGTGCCTTTGGGGCACGTTGTGGCTAATGAGAAATGGCGCGGGTCACAGTTGGCTCAGGAGATGCAAG GAAAGATTAAACTCATCTTTGAGGATGGTGCGACACTGGCAGATTTTTACCTATCCAGCAGATCTTGCATTCTTTATATTACTGAAGCTGATTTGGTGGCCGGAAATAGCTACAGAAAGAGGCTGGTTCGTGTTAGAAAT TCCAGTACTCTTCAAGGCATTGTAGTTGTTGAAAAAACAGGAATGAGTGAACAATACTTCCCAGCGGTCCAGAAGTTTACTGTGCTAGACCTGGGGATGGTGTTGCTTCCAGTGGCCAGCCAGAGGGAAGCATCCTGCCTCATTGTCCAGTTG GTTCAAGAGCAAGCCAGAGAGCCCAGCAGGAACCCCTTCCTCAGGAAGAGGCGCTCTGTGCTCTCTGAGGCGTCCCTGGTCCGAACTGTGCAGCAGATCCCGGGGGTTGGAAGGGTTAAAGCTCCCCTTCTGCTTCAGAGGTTTTCAAGCATCCAGCGACTGAGTAACGCGTCCACTCAAGAACTCGAGCCAGTGGTTGGACAAGCGGCCGCACAGCACATCCATGCCTTCTTCACCCAACTCAGGTGA